A window of Xylophilus sp. GW821-FHT01B05 contains these coding sequences:
- a CDS encoding tripartite tricarboxylate transporter substrate binding protein, producing MRQTPVIRRRMLLGAATAAVGLCVLPAFSQSSKPLRLVVPYPPGGAVDATARLLSEKLPATLQGRAVIVDNRPGAGGNIAAALVARSDADGSTVLVTSNNHTINLALYQKPGYALDEFAPIAQFGVTGFVIVAHPSTNFKTLRDLLDAARAKPNSISFGTGGSGHPAHLATELLKERAKISMQHVPYKGSGPLSADLLGGQLPVGVISVVAAQAFVASGQLIGLGVTTRERWPDLPKVPTIEESGFPGYEYSGWIGMLGRAGMPEADIAALEKQLLAIVATEEMRSRLYKQGIVVVPKGRAEFKAAVAHDAIVNRELIKTAGVQVD from the coding sequence ATGAGACAAACTCCCGTGATTCGTCGACGCATGCTCCTGGGTGCTGCAACTGCAGCCGTCGGATTGTGCGTGCTGCCCGCCTTCTCGCAAAGCTCGAAGCCTCTGCGCCTCGTGGTCCCGTATCCACCCGGTGGCGCCGTCGATGCCACCGCCAGGCTGCTGTCCGAGAAGTTGCCCGCAACGCTGCAAGGCAGGGCGGTGATCGTGGACAACCGTCCAGGCGCCGGAGGCAACATCGCGGCCGCCTTGGTTGCGCGCTCGGATGCAGACGGCAGCACCGTGCTGGTCACCTCGAACAACCACACCATCAACCTGGCCCTATACCAAAAACCGGGATATGCCCTTGATGAGTTCGCGCCGATCGCGCAGTTCGGTGTGACGGGGTTCGTGATCGTTGCGCATCCTTCGACAAATTTCAAAACTTTGCGGGATCTGCTGGACGCGGCGCGTGCCAAGCCGAACTCAATCTCGTTCGGCACGGGCGGCAGCGGCCATCCCGCGCATCTCGCGACCGAACTGCTGAAAGAACGCGCCAAGATTTCCATGCAGCACGTTCCGTACAAGGGCTCGGGGCCACTCTCGGCCGATCTGCTGGGTGGCCAACTGCCGGTGGGCGTCATTTCCGTGGTGGCGGCCCAAGCTTTCGTCGCCTCGGGCCAACTCATCGGCCTGGGGGTGACAACCAGGGAACGTTGGCCCGATCTGCCGAAGGTCCCGACCATAGAAGAATCGGGATTTCCGGGCTACGAGTACAGCGGCTGGATCGGGATGCTTGGTAGAGCGGGAATGCCGGAAGCCGACATCGCGGCGCTCGAAAAGCAACTGCTCGCGATCGTTGCGACCGAAGAGATGCGCTCACGGCTGTACAAGCAGGGGATCGTCGTTGTACCAAAGGGAAGGGCGGAGTTCAAAGCGGCGGTTGCCCATGACGCCATCGTGAACCGCGAACTCATCAAAACCGCCGGCGTGCAGGTGGATTGA
- a CDS encoding helix-turn-helix domain-containing protein, whose product MSKEDTAAGTSALRVNALERGLRLLMALRYDEGQKLSELARATGLDKATASRLLRSLARYSFALKDGNERYRLGPAIAVLERTGNATQGIAAVVQPTLNRLAEDTGETASFFVPHGDLRLCVAVASGNQAVSHVLKVGDTLSTERGASGRVMRQFEAGRPADSSDLLQTSLGERDPELAAVASPVFDMRNKLLGALSLSGTCTRYSSPSHLTSLQAAVVAATREIEALFTAPAS is encoded by the coding sequence ATGTCAAAAGAAGACACTGCGGCAGGGACATCCGCGCTCCGCGTCAACGCGCTGGAGCGAGGGCTTCGCCTGCTGATGGCATTGCGATATGACGAGGGCCAGAAGCTCAGCGAGTTGGCCCGTGCGACGGGCCTGGACAAAGCCACCGCATCCCGCCTGTTGCGCTCGCTGGCGCGGTACTCTTTCGCGTTGAAAGACGGCAACGAGCGCTATCGGCTCGGGCCGGCCATCGCGGTGCTCGAGCGCACGGGCAACGCGACGCAGGGCATCGCGGCCGTGGTCCAGCCGACCTTGAATCGCTTGGCAGAAGACACCGGTGAGACCGCAAGTTTTTTCGTGCCTCACGGCGACCTGCGTTTGTGTGTGGCGGTCGCCTCAGGAAATCAGGCCGTCAGCCACGTGCTGAAGGTCGGCGACACCCTCTCTACAGAACGAGGCGCGAGCGGCCGCGTCATGCGCCAGTTCGAAGCCGGCAGACCCGCCGACTCTTCGGACCTGCTGCAGACCAGTTTGGGCGAGCGCGATCCGGAACTCGCAGCGGTGGCCTCACCGGTGTTCGACATGCGCAACAAGTTGCTGGGTGCACTCTCGTTGTCGGGCACATGCACGCGGTACTCGTCTCCCAGTCACCTGACGAGCTTGCAGGCCGCCGTGGTCGCGGCGACCCGGGAGATCGAGGCGCTGTTTACCGCGCCTGCTTCGTAG
- a CDS encoding CoA transferase — MKHNVKNDHTQLPLTGVKVLDFGHTVMAPTCGLILADLGAEVVRIERVEGDPTRNLKGFGSGFFGYLNRNKESVAIDLKNSLSRPALEHALQWADVVIENFGPEVMDRLGYGYAQASHINPRLVYCSLKGFLLGPYQGRPALDEVVQMMGGLAYMTGPAGQPIRAGASIVDMTGGMFGVIGIMAALRARETTGRGAFVTSALYETTAFLVGQHMAMAQFGDTPVVPMPERTQAWCLYDLCHCADGQMFIGITSDAQWKRFCITFGLEELLDDPRLADNTSRTRERPWLIPRLNETFAKLPMTRLEALCKKAEIPFGPVRTPLDLLEDEHLRANGSLLEVTVGDHSARVPAMPFRIDDQRPAVRLQPQGVGAQTAKYLRTWGLSDAQANDLFSQNAVAGPH; from the coding sequence ATGAAACACAATGTCAAAAACGATCACACCCAACTGCCACTCACGGGGGTGAAAGTACTGGACTTCGGCCACACGGTCATGGCGCCCACCTGCGGCCTGATCCTGGCGGATCTCGGCGCGGAGGTCGTGCGCATCGAGCGCGTGGAAGGCGATCCGACGCGTAACCTCAAGGGCTTTGGGTCGGGGTTTTTCGGCTACCTCAACCGCAACAAGGAAAGCGTTGCGATTGATCTCAAGAATTCGCTCTCGCGGCCCGCGCTCGAGCACGCCTTGCAGTGGGCAGATGTCGTCATCGAGAACTTCGGACCCGAGGTGATGGACCGCCTGGGCTACGGCTATGCGCAGGCGAGCCACATCAATCCGCGGCTTGTCTACTGCTCGCTCAAGGGCTTTCTTCTCGGGCCGTACCAGGGAAGACCTGCGCTGGATGAAGTGGTGCAGATGATGGGCGGGCTGGCCTACATGACCGGCCCGGCCGGCCAGCCGATCCGCGCTGGTGCCTCCATCGTGGACATGACCGGAGGCATGTTCGGAGTCATCGGCATCATGGCGGCCCTGCGTGCCCGCGAAACCACCGGCCGGGGCGCGTTCGTCACGAGCGCCCTGTACGAGACCACCGCGTTCCTAGTGGGCCAGCACATGGCCATGGCGCAGTTCGGCGACACGCCGGTCGTACCGATGCCCGAGAGGACCCAGGCCTGGTGCCTCTACGACCTCTGCCACTGCGCCGACGGCCAGATGTTCATCGGCATCACCAGCGATGCACAGTGGAAGCGGTTCTGCATCACGTTCGGGCTCGAGGAACTTCTGGACGACCCACGCTTGGCGGACAACACGAGCAGGACCCGCGAGCGGCCCTGGCTGATTCCTCGCCTGAACGAAACCTTCGCAAAGCTCCCGATGACACGCCTCGAGGCTCTTTGCAAGAAGGCCGAGATTCCATTCGGGCCGGTCCGGACTCCCCTGGACCTGCTCGAAGACGAGCATCTGCGCGCCAACGGCTCGCTGCTGGAGGTCACGGTCGGCGACCACAGCGCCCGCGTACCGGCCATGCCCTTCCGCATCGATGACCAACGGCCGGCGGTTCGCCTGCAGCCGCAGGGCGTGGGTGCGCAGACCGCCAAATACCTTCGCACCTGGGGCCTCTCGGATGCGCAGGCGAATGACCTGTTCAGCCAGAACGCCGTGGCTGGACCTCATTAG
- a CDS encoding tripartite tricarboxylate transporter substrate binding protein codes for MSPLNRRSFLAASALLCAPPLVFANEAFPSKPIRLTTPNSAGSGADGMARRLADHMGRALKQSVFVENLPGAGGLMGSENLLRSAPDGSTIGLISSNYVVFPHLYRKFAFDVVKDMTPVAGVASSPMVLVARADLPVNNVSELKALALKSPGKLTMGSSGNGTILHLMGMYMQEKGQFTLTHVPYKGVAPVVPDLVSGTIDVAFFSYASVEGLVKQGRLKLLAVSSAKRSPAMPEVKTLDEVFPGCVLEAWYAVIGPQGIPPEIAHKLNESITAIVQSESFKGQIAAEGAVPMPMAPDALLAFMKAEFIKHGALVSRSGAVIQ; via the coding sequence ATGAGCCCACTGAACCGCCGCAGCTTTCTTGCAGCTTCCGCACTCCTGTGCGCCCCGCCGCTAGTTTTCGCGAACGAAGCCTTCCCGAGCAAACCAATTCGCTTGACCACGCCGAACTCCGCGGGCTCGGGAGCGGACGGCATGGCGCGGCGACTCGCGGATCACATGGGCAGAGCGCTGAAGCAATCCGTGTTCGTCGAAAATCTTCCGGGCGCCGGCGGCTTGATGGGCTCCGAGAACCTGCTGCGCTCGGCGCCCGACGGCAGCACCATCGGCCTGATCAGCTCCAACTACGTGGTGTTTCCTCATCTGTACAGGAAGTTCGCTTTCGACGTAGTGAAGGACATGACTCCCGTCGCGGGTGTAGCCTCCTCACCTATGGTGCTGGTCGCGCGCGCGGACCTCCCGGTGAACAACGTGAGCGAACTCAAGGCGCTGGCCCTGAAAAGCCCGGGCAAGTTGACCATGGGTTCTTCGGGCAACGGCACGATCCTGCACCTCATGGGCATGTACATGCAGGAGAAGGGGCAGTTCACGCTCACCCACGTGCCATACAAGGGCGTGGCTCCGGTCGTGCCCGATCTGGTCAGCGGCACCATCGACGTTGCGTTCTTCTCCTATGCGAGTGTCGAAGGCCTCGTGAAACAGGGCAGGCTCAAGCTCCTTGCGGTCTCGAGCGCAAAACGCTCGCCCGCCATGCCCGAGGTGAAGACCCTGGATGAAGTCTTTCCGGGCTGCGTTCTCGAAGCCTGGTACGCCGTCATCGGCCCCCAGGGCATACCGCCTGAAATCGCGCACAAGCTCAACGAAAGCATCACCGCCATCGTGCAGTCCGAGTCCTTCAAGGGCCAGATCGCCGCGGAAGGTGCGGTGCCCATGCCCATGGCGCCCGACGCGCTGCTGGCTTTCATGAAGGCCGAGTTCATCAAGCACGGCGCACTGGTGTCGCGCTCCGGTGCGGTCATCCAGTGA
- the leuC gene encoding 3-isopropylmalate dehydratase large subunit, producing MTARTLFEKLWDQHHIVDLPGGETLVHIDRHLLYEITSPQAFDGLQQAGRRVRNPELTFGTTDHLVSTQPHRGDETVEGGALLIRAFRASTLAHGIRHFDVQDAQQGIAHVIAPELGIVLPGMTVVCGDSHTGTVGALGAWAWGIGTSAVEQVLATQTLAVRKPKTMRIVIDGELAAGVTPKDLILYLIGEIGTAGATGYALELAGRAISSMHMEGRFTLCNMGVEAGARTTFIAPDDIAFDYIRGREYAPKGEDFDRAVSAWRSLVTDDGAVFDREIRLDAAAAAPQITWGTSPEQVMPIDAAVPDPSLLSQVEQRGAAERALSYMGLEAGASLLGLKVDAVFIGSCTNSRLSDLAAAAEVVRGHKVAGHVRALVVPGSMTVKREAEAQGLHHVFLDAGFEWREPGCSMCAAVNDDFVLPGARCVSTSNRNFEGRQGPRARTHLGSPATAAAAAIAGVITDARRIGDRP from the coding sequence ATGACCGCCCGCACCCTCTTTGAGAAGCTGTGGGATCAGCATCACATCGTCGACCTGCCGGGCGGCGAAACGCTGGTCCACATCGACCGCCATTTACTGTACGAGATCACGAGCCCTCAAGCGTTCGACGGCTTGCAGCAGGCGGGCAGACGCGTGCGCAACCCGGAACTGACTTTTGGCACCACCGACCACCTAGTCTCGACGCAGCCCCATCGCGGCGACGAGACGGTGGAAGGCGGGGCCTTGCTGATCCGCGCGTTCCGCGCCAGCACGCTCGCCCACGGAATCCGGCACTTCGATGTGCAGGACGCCCAGCAAGGGATTGCCCACGTCATCGCGCCGGAGCTCGGCATCGTCTTGCCCGGCATGACGGTGGTCTGCGGCGACAGCCACACCGGTACCGTCGGTGCGCTGGGCGCCTGGGCCTGGGGCATCGGTACATCGGCCGTGGAACAGGTGCTCGCGACCCAGACGCTCGCGGTACGCAAGCCGAAGACGATGCGCATCGTGATCGACGGCGAACTGGCGGCGGGCGTGACGCCAAAGGACCTCATCCTTTACCTGATCGGAGAAATCGGAACCGCAGGCGCGACCGGCTATGCCCTCGAACTCGCGGGGCGCGCGATCTCCAGCATGCACATGGAGGGGCGCTTTACCCTCTGCAACATGGGCGTGGAGGCTGGTGCGCGCACGACATTCATCGCGCCCGACGACATCGCCTTCGACTACATCCGTGGACGCGAGTACGCCCCCAAGGGCGAAGATTTCGATCGCGCGGTGTCGGCCTGGCGAAGCTTGGTCACCGACGACGGCGCGGTGTTCGACAGGGAGATCCGGCTCGATGCGGCCGCTGCCGCTCCTCAGATCACCTGGGGCACCAGTCCGGAGCAGGTCATGCCCATCGACGCGGCCGTGCCCGACCCTTCGCTGCTCTCGCAGGTCGAGCAGCGCGGAGCCGCCGAGCGTGCACTCTCCTACATGGGACTGGAAGCCGGAGCCTCCTTGCTCGGGCTGAAAGTCGATGCCGTCTTCATCGGCTCTTGCACAAACAGCCGGCTGTCGGACCTGGCGGCGGCGGCGGAAGTCGTGCGCGGGCACAAGGTGGCAGGTCATGTCAGGGCATTGGTGGTGCCGGGCTCCATGACGGTCAAGCGTGAAGCGGAAGCGCAGGGCCTGCACCACGTCTTCCTGGACGCCGGCTTCGAGTGGCGAGAGCCGGGATGCTCGATGTGCGCCGCCGTCAACGACGACTTCGTTCTGCCCGGTGCACGTTGCGTCTCCACCTCGAACCGGAACTTCGAAGGGCGGCAGGGACCGCGTGCGCGCACCCACCTGGGAAGCCCGGCGACCGCAGCCGCCGCAGCGATCGCCGGCGTGATCACTGACGCTCGACGGATTGGAGACAGGCCATGA
- the leuD gene encoding 3-isopropylmalate dehydratase small subunit: protein MNPFTQWRGIAAPMPKANVDTDAIIAVQHVYTLKKSGLGAYLFHRWRFAPDGSEIADFVLNRAPFRTASILVARSNFGCGSSREHAVWALADFGIRCIVAPSFASIFHENCIRNGILPVRLDEEIVDRLLNMLERNECKEVAVDLRASRITLPDGSMNAFALDEAQREILLQGLDSITAAERHKSDITAFQQRDRQVRPWIWRSNS, encoded by the coding sequence ATGAACCCTTTCACCCAATGGCGAGGCATAGCCGCGCCCATGCCAAAGGCCAACGTGGACACCGACGCGATCATCGCCGTCCAGCATGTCTACACGCTGAAGAAGTCGGGCTTGGGCGCCTACCTGTTTCATCGGTGGCGATTTGCGCCGGATGGATCGGAGATAGCAGACTTCGTGCTGAATCGCGCACCGTTTCGAACGGCTTCGATCCTTGTCGCCCGATCGAATTTTGGGTGCGGCAGCTCACGCGAACATGCGGTCTGGGCGCTGGCCGACTTCGGCATTCGCTGCATCGTCGCGCCGAGCTTCGCCTCCATCTTTCATGAGAACTGCATTCGAAACGGCATCCTTCCCGTGAGATTGGACGAGGAGATCGTCGACCGTCTTCTGAACATGCTCGAGCGCAATGAATGCAAGGAAGTGGCAGTGGATCTCAGGGCATCCCGGATCACCCTGCCCGACGGATCCATGAACGCTTTCGCGCTTGACGAAGCTCAACGCGAGATCCTGCTCCAGGGGCTGGACTCCATCACCGCCGCGGAGCGGCACAAGAGCGACATCACGGCCTTCCAGCAGCGGGACCGTCAGGTGCGTCCGTGGATCTGGCGTTCAAACAGCTGA
- a CDS encoding hydroxymethylglutaryl-CoA lyase, which translates to MHITITEVGPRDGLQSEKTFIPTARKVQIIDAIFASGIRSVEATSFVSPSAVPQMSDAAEVLRQIQRPEHSVVSVLAPNVRGAHSAIRAGADELVAFVSASETHNRKNLNRSVAESLANIEEVAELASQEGVRLRAAIATAFGCPFEGNIAVDSVVRVARAFARAGVGHLTLADTTGMATPSIVRAVCASVRDAVPDTRISLHFHNTRGLGLLNVAAGIELQIDAYESSIAGVGGCPFAPGATGNVCTEDLVHYLHEEGHSTGIDLETLVQAAWLMEETLGRALPGQVMRAGKRLRLYDAGQSPDAKAR; encoded by the coding sequence ATGCATATCACCATCACCGAAGTCGGCCCCCGCGACGGCCTGCAAAGCGAGAAGACCTTCATTCCTACCGCCAGGAAAGTGCAGATCATCGATGCGATCTTTGCATCAGGCATACGCTCCGTTGAAGCAACCTCGTTCGTCTCACCTTCCGCAGTTCCGCAGATGTCGGATGCCGCGGAAGTATTGAGGCAGATCCAGAGGCCGGAGCATTCAGTGGTGAGCGTGCTCGCACCCAACGTCAGGGGCGCACATAGCGCCATCCGCGCTGGCGCCGACGAACTGGTCGCGTTCGTATCGGCCAGCGAGACACACAATAGAAAGAACCTCAATCGCAGCGTTGCCGAGTCCCTTGCAAACATTGAAGAGGTCGCTGAACTGGCATCGCAGGAAGGCGTCAGGTTGCGCGCCGCCATAGCCACTGCTTTCGGCTGCCCATTTGAAGGGAATATCGCCGTCGATTCTGTCGTTCGCGTCGCTCGGGCATTCGCTCGCGCGGGGGTAGGGCATTTGACCTTGGCAGACACCACGGGAATGGCCACCCCCAGCATTGTCAGGGCTGTATGCGCAAGCGTGCGTGATGCGGTCCCTGACACGAGAATCTCCCTCCACTTCCACAACACGAGGGGTCTTGGCCTCCTCAACGTTGCCGCCGGCATCGAGCTGCAGATCGATGCCTACGAGTCTTCGATCGCAGGGGTCGGAGGGTGTCCGTTTGCGCCAGGTGCCACAGGGAACGTTTGCACGGAAGACCTTGTGCATTACTTGCATGAGGAAGGCCACAGTACAGGCATCGACCTCGAAACCCTCGTGCAGGCGGCATGGCTGATGGAAGAGACCCTGGGCCGTGCCTTGCCAGGCCAGGTAATGCGCGCGGGCAAGCGGCTGCGGCTTTACGACGCCGGTCAATCACCTGATGCCAAAGCTCGATGA
- a CDS encoding amino acid ABC transporter ATP-binding protein gives MSDPIIRITGLNKHFGDNHVLRGIDLDVQKGEKIAILGASGSGKSTLLRCLNFMEMPSAGRIELDGQVIGKPARSSSPTDLQMSYTTGELSEVRRRVGMVFQQFNLFPHMSVLANVMEGLVTVLRLSVGEARARSMAQLEKVGMAHKADAYPGRLSGGQQQRVAIARALAMDPEVLLFDEPTSSLDPELVGEVLNVIRDLAQEGRTMLLVTHEVGFAYHYADRVLFLADGQFYETGTPDQVLKHPQRERTQRFLERFTAFNF, from the coding sequence ATGAGCGATCCGATCATTCGAATCACAGGCTTGAACAAGCACTTCGGTGATAACCACGTCCTGCGCGGCATCGACCTTGATGTCCAGAAGGGGGAAAAGATTGCAATCCTGGGCGCCAGCGGCTCCGGCAAGAGCACGCTGCTGCGCTGCCTGAACTTCATGGAGATGCCCAGCGCCGGCCGCATCGAGCTGGATGGCCAGGTGATCGGCAAGCCCGCCCGCTCGTCGAGTCCCACTGATCTGCAGATGAGCTACACCACAGGCGAACTCTCCGAAGTCCGCAGGCGCGTCGGCATGGTGTTCCAGCAGTTCAACCTGTTCCCGCACATGAGCGTGCTGGCAAATGTCATGGAGGGCCTGGTGACGGTCCTTCGGCTGTCGGTGGGCGAGGCCAGGGCCCGCTCCATGGCTCAGCTCGAAAAGGTTGGCATGGCGCACAAGGCCGATGCCTATCCCGGCCGGCTATCGGGCGGCCAGCAACAGCGCGTAGCCATCGCCCGTGCCCTGGCGATGGACCCTGAGGTTCTGCTTTTCGACGAACCCACTTCGTCGCTGGACCCTGAACTTGTGGGCGAAGTGCTGAACGTCATCCGCGACCTGGCGCAAGAGGGCCGGACCATGCTGCTCGTCACCCACGAAGTCGGGTTCGCCTACCACTACGCCGACCGCGTTCTGTTCCTGGCCGACGGCCAGTTCTACGAAACCGGCACCCCTGACCAGGTACTGAAGCATCCGCAGCGGGAACGCACACAGCGTTTTCTGGAGCGCTTCACCGCTTTCAATTTCTGA
- a CDS encoding aminotransferase class IV — translation MQASPQASTTSSQSYLPDERNAQVLVYVNGEFVPRAEACISVFDAGYVCGDGVWEGVRLVKGKVVSFDAHVDRLLEGARTIQMDIGLSKEQIKAVITSTFEKNGMSDGAHARLMVTRGIKKTPNQDPRFIIGGPTLVCVAEHKVVTAEAKKRGLNLFTSTVRCSAPDVFDLRLNSHSRLNLIQALIQAINAGADEAIMLDPMGFVSSCNSTNFFIVRKGALWTSSGKYCFNGITRATVLRLAREAGIPVFEGDFTLADMYNAEEAFVTGTLGGITPVSRIDGRTIVGGAVTARLDTLYRQYIGQIE, via the coding sequence ATGCAAGCATCCCCTCAAGCCTCGACGACGAGTTCACAGTCCTACCTGCCCGATGAGCGAAATGCGCAGGTCCTGGTCTACGTCAACGGCGAATTCGTTCCCCGCGCCGAAGCGTGCATCTCTGTCTTCGATGCCGGCTACGTGTGCGGCGACGGCGTCTGGGAGGGCGTGCGCCTGGTCAAGGGCAAAGTCGTCTCCTTCGATGCGCACGTGGATCGCCTGCTGGAAGGCGCACGCACGATCCAGATGGACATTGGCCTGTCCAAAGAGCAGATCAAGGCGGTCATCACCTCGACCTTCGAGAAGAACGGCATGAGCGATGGCGCCCATGCACGGCTGATGGTCACACGCGGCATCAAGAAAACGCCCAACCAGGACCCGCGCTTCATCATCGGCGGCCCCACCCTCGTCTGCGTGGCAGAACACAAGGTCGTCACGGCCGAAGCCAAGAAGCGCGGCTTGAATCTGTTCACCTCCACCGTGCGCTGCAGCGCGCCGGACGTGTTCGACCTGCGGCTGAACTCGCACAGCCGGCTCAACCTCATCCAGGCCCTGATCCAGGCCATCAACGCCGGTGCGGATGAGGCCATCATGCTCGACCCCATGGGCTTCGTTTCGAGCTGCAACTCGACAAACTTCTTCATCGTGCGCAAGGGCGCGCTGTGGACGTCCTCCGGCAAGTACTGCTTCAACGGCATCACCCGGGCCACGGTGCTGCGTCTTGCGCGCGAGGCCGGCATACCGGTTTTCGAGGGCGACTTCACGCTGGCCGACATGTACAACGCCGAAGAAGCCTTTGTCACCGGCACGCTCGGTGGCATCACTCCGGTCTCACGGATCGACGGACGCACCATCGTCGGCGGCGCAGTCACCGCGCGCCTGGACACGCTCTACCGCCAGTACATCGGGCAGATCGAGTGA